One genomic segment of Opitutaceae bacterium includes these proteins:
- a CDS encoding polyprenyl synthetase family protein, translating to MTLSSNNPSDPAAFLAAIRPRLEMEIQQSVFDLTDDLDPALEMDAFGVILRDYLKSPGKRLRPLLFLLTLKALDPDRDIDDGSLRFAAGLQVFHEFLLVHDDLIDASESRRGGPTLWKRVASLPDLTLERARSITLVLGDLLYARAVEQITSLDLPSSNVLEALRFLMVVARETGWGAAAEIRLSAEPIAGAMGPSIRAVYRAKTTRYTFEGPMTLAAILTGAGSEIRPLIKTITRPLGLAFQLENDLHELVSLAAPSTPIPADLNGRIKTLPMIRLLEALPDRDGQRLKEIFDRPIGADERRSINQMVGDSKVIEAIRTEIGGLFNEPFTAIRAADIAPEIRDNLSRVIRFIQANRNHSEA from the coding sequence ATGACCCTGTCTTCGAACAACCCAAGTGACCCGGCAGCCTTTCTCGCCGCCATAAGGCCGAGGCTCGAGATGGAGATCCAGCAATCGGTGTTCGATCTGACTGATGATCTGGACCCCGCGCTTGAAATGGACGCCTTCGGCGTGATTCTCCGGGATTACCTGAAATCGCCGGGCAAACGCCTGCGCCCCCTCCTCTTCCTCCTCACCCTCAAGGCACTCGATCCGGACCGGGACATCGACGATGGCAGCCTCCGCTTTGCGGCCGGCCTTCAGGTCTTTCACGAGTTCCTTCTCGTCCACGACGATCTGATCGACGCCAGCGAAAGCCGCCGGGGAGGACCGACCCTCTGGAAACGAGTGGCCTCCCTTCCCGATCTCACCCTTGAACGGGCCCGTTCCATCACCCTGGTTCTCGGCGATCTGCTCTATGCCCGGGCGGTCGAGCAGATCACCTCCCTCGATCTTCCCTCCTCCAACGTTCTCGAGGCCCTCCGCTTCCTCATGGTCGTCGCCCGCGAAACCGGATGGGGTGCCGCAGCCGAAATTCGACTGTCGGCCGAGCCCATCGCCGGCGCAATGGGCCCATCCATCCGGGCCGTCTACCGCGCCAAGACCACCCGCTACACCTTCGAGGGGCCGATGACCCTGGCCGCCATTCTGACCGGAGCCGGTTCGGAGATCCGCCCCCTGATCAAGACCATCACCCGGCCTCTCGGCCTGGCCTTCCAACTGGAAAACGACCTCCACGAACTGGTCTCCCTCGCCGCCCCCTCGACCCCGATACCCGCCGATCTGAACGGACGGATCAAGACGCTTCCGATGATTCGCCTGCTCGAGGCTCTTCCGGATCGGGATGGACAGCGGCTGAAGGAAATCTTCGATCGACCCATCGGCGCGGACGAACGCCGGTCCATCAACCAAATGGTCGGCGATTCCAAGGTCATTGAGGCAATCCGGACCGAGATCGGCGGACTCTTCAACGAACCGTTCACGGCGATCAGGGCGGCGGACATCGCTCCGGAAATTCGTGACAATCTGAGCCGGGTCATTCGCTTCATCCAGGCCAACCGCAATCACTCTGAGGCCTGA
- a CDS encoding FAD-dependent oxidoreductase: protein MKVDFIVAGGGLAGSILAWTLRKRGRSVVLFDGSPGPVCSRAAAGLYHPLTGRRLTVPRHLPDLLEAGDRFFESVEAVTGTPCLHRLAIRRSFVDRAMAETWAERRANARAAGLDLRDFASEPDGLTSSPFGGYELRGCGWMDPAAFLKTVAEILGREGRYGNQIIKPDRLESCRDGVICGEIQARAVIFAEGHVARDNPLWKHLPLKPNHGEILEIRIEGDIRPCIHLGELFLIPRDDQNWLAGATHDWTVDHGKPTPAGRREIENKLKAFLRCPFQVVGHRAGVRPASGDTMPFLGRHHENAAIWIFNGFGSRTLLMAPWCAEKLDQALTAGESLPEELDIHRFEPVEAVQAKPFRATRAAQDRIAEVLCPGDLAIDATAGRGHDTIWLAERVGPAGRVLAIDIQPRAIEDTGLRLRKAGLAGRVNLVRANHADLAGLVPPDWSGQVAAILFNLGSLPHGDRNIRTRPESTLKALETAPRLLKANGRITIVLNPGDPAGRHEEQIVRSWMMTLSPDRFAFEEVHSPDAPPPLPGAGHHHPPDFRSAPLPGS, encoded by the coding sequence ATGAAGGTTGATTTCATCGTTGCAGGAGGGGGCCTGGCCGGCTCCATCCTCGCCTGGACGCTGCGAAAACGCGGCCGATCGGTCGTCCTTTTCGATGGATCCCCGGGTCCCGTCTGCTCACGGGCCGCAGCCGGTCTCTACCACCCCTTGACCGGTCGGCGCCTGACCGTTCCGCGGCATCTGCCCGACCTCCTCGAGGCCGGAGACCGCTTTTTTGAGTCGGTCGAGGCGGTCACCGGCACTCCCTGCCTCCACCGCCTCGCGATCCGCCGGTCCTTTGTCGATCGCGCCATGGCCGAGACCTGGGCGGAACGACGTGCGAACGCCCGGGCCGCCGGACTCGACCTGAGGGACTTTGCTTCCGAACCGGACGGTCTCACTTCATCTCCATTCGGTGGATACGAATTGCGGGGATGCGGGTGGATGGATCCCGCCGCATTCCTAAAGACGGTCGCCGAAATCTTGGGTCGCGAAGGCCGATACGGCAATCAGATCATCAAGCCGGACCGCCTGGAGTCTTGTCGGGACGGTGTCATCTGTGGAGAGATCCAAGCCAGAGCCGTGATCTTTGCGGAGGGACATGTCGCCCGGGACAATCCCCTCTGGAAGCATCTCCCGCTCAAGCCCAATCACGGTGAGATCCTGGAGATCCGCATCGAGGGCGACATCCGGCCGTGCATCCACCTGGGAGAACTCTTTCTCATCCCGCGCGACGACCAAAACTGGCTGGCGGGGGCCACCCACGACTGGACGGTCGACCACGGTAAGCCGACCCCGGCCGGCCGGAGGGAGATTGAAAACAAACTGAAGGCGTTTCTCCGCTGCCCGTTTCAGGTGGTCGGACACCGCGCCGGGGTGCGCCCCGCGTCCGGAGATACCATGCCTTTTCTCGGTCGGCATCACGAGAACGCCGCCATCTGGATCTTCAACGGCTTCGGCTCACGAACCCTCCTCATGGCCCCCTGGTGCGCGGAGAAGCTCGATCAGGCCCTCACGGCCGGTGAATCCCTTCCTGAAGAACTCGACATTCACCGATTCGAGCCCGTCGAGGCCGTTCAGGCCAAGCCGTTTCGGGCCACGCGGGCGGCCCAGGACCGGATAGCCGAAGTCCTATGTCCGGGAGACCTCGCGATCGACGCCACCGCCGGGCGGGGCCACGATACCATATGGCTCGCCGAACGTGTCGGTCCCGCCGGCCGCGTCCTTGCCATCGATATCCAACCCCGGGCCATCGAGGATACGGGCCTGCGGCTCAGAAAGGCCGGGCTGGCCGGCCGCGTCAACCTCGTCAGGGCCAACCACGCTGATCTTGCAGGACTGGTTCCGCCCGACTGGTCCGGGCAGGTCGCCGCCATCCTTTTCAATCTGGGTTCCCTGCCCCATGGCGATCGGAACATCCGCACCCGGCCTGAATCGACCCTGAAGGCCCTCGAGACCGCCCCCCGACTGCTCAAGGCCAATGGGCGCATCACCATCGTCCTCAACCCCGGTGATCCCGCTGGACGCCACGAGGAACAAATCGTCCGGTCCTGGATGATGACTCTGTCGCCCGATCGATTCGCGTTCGAGGAGGTCCACTCGCCGGACGCCCCTCCTCCGCTCCCGGGTGCTGGTCATCACCACCCGCCCGACTTCCGATCAGCTCCCCTCCCCGGCAGCTGA
- a CDS encoding shikimate kinase: protein MNPTFQKSRETQKRTNLYLVGFMGTGKSTVARMVAQRLGMEWLDSDAEIERQAGRPISDIFARDGESGFRQLERAFIEAGHPERGCVVSCGGGLVLGAGMIGQLKSRGVLVCLQASAGTIHERTRSNQNRPLLNVENPEERIAAMLREREPYYRASGTQILTDHRTLLEVVAHVCRVYQREARDFERVQRR, encoded by the coding sequence ATGAATCCGACGTTCCAGAAAAGCCGTGAAACGCAGAAGAGGACCAACCTCTATCTGGTCGGATTCATGGGCACGGGCAAGAGCACGGTGGCCCGGATGGTGGCTCAGCGCCTGGGCATGGAATGGCTGGACAGCGATGCAGAGATTGAGCGGCAGGCAGGCCGGCCCATTTCGGATATTTTCGCTCGGGATGGCGAATCGGGTTTTCGGCAGCTGGAGCGGGCCTTCATCGAAGCGGGTCATCCCGAGCGCGGATGTGTGGTATCGTGCGGGGGTGGCCTGGTCCTGGGGGCCGGAATGATCGGTCAGCTGAAATCCCGGGGGGTCCTGGTCTGCCTTCAGGCTTCGGCCGGCACGATTCACGAGCGCACCCGTTCGAACCAGAACCGCCCGCTCCTGAACGTCGAGAACCCGGAAGAGCGTATTGCGGCCATGCTGAGAGAACGGGAGCCGTACTACCGGGCGAGCGGCACGCAGATCCTGACCGATCATCGGACGCTCCTCGAAGTCGTCGCTCATGTCTGTCGCGTCTACCAGAGGGAGGCTCGTGATTTCGAACGCGTCCAACGTCGCTGA
- a CDS encoding diacylglycerol kinase family lipid kinase, with product MKVCFIINPVSGHRRSRDGRGERLDRITRQMGVEAGLWMTERRGHAGELSRRAVMEGYDRVVSVGGDGTMNEVAAGLVGTGVPLGLIPLGSGNGLARDLGLPLAFDRAVVVALQGRVRVIDSGSVNGKPFFNIMGMGFDAELGRRFNSSSRRGFLTYLRLGTTAFFGYAMQTCRVEAESAGRQHFQAFLLSVANSTQFGNGARVAPRARLDDGRLDLVAVTTAHPVLGLGLAARLFAGTFDRSRHTVTLVGERFRIVREKPGPVHTDGEIHEMGAELLVEVHPGSLRVVVS from the coding sequence ATGAAAGTCTGCTTCATCATCAATCCGGTTTCCGGCCATCGGCGAAGTCGCGATGGTCGAGGTGAACGGCTGGATCGGATTACCCGCCAAATGGGCGTAGAGGCCGGTCTGTGGATGACGGAACGACGGGGCCATGCCGGGGAATTGTCGCGCCGGGCGGTGATGGAAGGTTATGACCGGGTGGTTTCAGTGGGTGGAGACGGTACGATGAACGAGGTGGCCGCCGGCCTGGTTGGAACCGGAGTGCCTCTCGGGCTTATCCCCCTGGGAAGCGGCAACGGCCTCGCTCGGGACCTCGGGCTGCCGCTCGCTTTCGACCGGGCGGTCGTGGTGGCCCTGCAGGGACGGGTGCGGGTCATCGACAGCGGGTCGGTCAACGGAAAGCCGTTCTTCAATATCATGGGGATGGGATTTGATGCCGAATTGGGGCGACGATTCAATTCTTCCTCCCGCCGCGGATTTCTGACCTATCTGCGGCTTGGGACCACGGCCTTTTTCGGTTATGCGATGCAGACCTGCCGGGTGGAGGCGGAGTCGGCGGGGAGGCAGCATTTCCAGGCCTTTCTGCTGTCGGTCGCCAATTCGACCCAGTTCGGAAACGGAGCCCGGGTTGCGCCGCGGGCGCGACTGGACGACGGTCGCCTGGACCTAGTCGCCGTGACCACTGCCCATCCGGTGCTCGGTCTGGGGCTGGCGGCACGGCTTTTTGCCGGGACTTTCGATCGGAGCAGACACACGGTGACCCTGGTGGGCGAGCGGTTCCGGATAGTCCGCGAGAAGCCCGGGCCGGTGCATACCGATGGAGAAATCCATGAAATGGGCGCGGAGTTGCTCGTCGAAGTCCATCCGGGCTCTCTCCGGGTGGTGGTTTCTTGA
- a CDS encoding glycosyltransferase family 1 protein, whose product MRLSLVTETFPPEVNGVAMTLNRLVRGLAGRGHEVSVIRPRQGSLDRPDGATPFRDIVVPGVPLPRYAGLRMGLPVYSRLMRLWMEAPPDVVHIATEGPLGWAALSAAERMGLPISSSFHTNFHQYGRHYGFGFIKGVAVAYLRHFHNRTHCTMVPTNQMADTLRLEEYRNVTVMARGVDTVLFDPARRSDELRRSWGLSGDDVAVVYVGRLAKEKNVDLAVRAFEQMRKTEPRIRFILIGDGPEGAALKARYPDFQFCGMRLGEDLATHYASGDVFLFPSITETFGNVVTEALACGLLVLTYDYAAGRQFIRTGVNGLLAPFDDPEAYLEEAGRLIALRPEWDRLRRAARENALRITWEAVIGDFERLLFDVMTRRRLQ is encoded by the coding sequence ATGCGCCTCTCCCTTGTCACCGAGACCTTTCCCCCGGAAGTCAACGGGGTGGCCATGACCCTGAACCGGCTGGTTCGGGGACTGGCGGGGCGGGGCCATGAGGTCAGTGTCATCCGACCGAGGCAGGGTTCGCTGGATCGGCCGGACGGTGCGACTCCTTTTCGGGATATCGTGGTTCCGGGTGTGCCGCTGCCGCGTTATGCGGGGCTCCGCATGGGGCTGCCGGTTTATTCCCGGCTGATGCGGCTCTGGATGGAAGCGCCTCCCGACGTGGTTCATATCGCGACGGAAGGACCCTTGGGGTGGGCCGCCTTGTCCGCTGCCGAACGGATGGGACTGCCCATTTCGTCCAGCTTTCACACCAATTTCCATCAGTACGGCCGGCATTACGGGTTTGGCTTCATCAAAGGAGTGGCCGTTGCCTATCTGCGGCATTTCCATAACCGGACCCACTGCACGATGGTGCCGACAAACCAGATGGCGGATACCCTCCGACTTGAGGAGTATCGCAATGTCACCGTGATGGCGAGAGGGGTGGACACGGTTCTTTTCGATCCGGCCCGCCGGAGCGACGAACTCCGGCGGTCCTGGGGACTTTCCGGTGACGATGTTGCGGTGGTCTATGTGGGGCGGCTGGCCAAGGAAAAGAATGTCGACCTGGCGGTTCGTGCCTTCGAGCAGATGAGGAAGACCGAGCCGCGAATCCGCTTCATCCTGATCGGAGACGGTCCGGAGGGGGCCGCCCTCAAAGCCCGATACCCGGATTTCCAATTCTGCGGCATGCGTCTGGGCGAGGACCTCGCGACCCACTATGCATCCGGGGATGTTTTTCTTTTTCCCAGCATCACGGAGACCTTTGGCAATGTCGTGACGGAGGCGTTGGCCTGCGGACTGCTTGTGCTCACTTACGACTATGCAGCGGGCCGGCAATTCATCCGGACGGGAGTCAACGGACTGCTGGCGCCGTTCGACGACCCGGAGGCCTATCTCGAGGAAGCGGGTCGCCTGATCGCTCTCAGGCCGGAATGGGACCGTCTGCGACGGGCCGCCAGGGAAAACGCATTGCGAATCACCTGGGAAGCGGTAATCGGCGACTTTGAACGGCTTCTCTTCGACGTGATGACCCGTCGGCGCCTGCAGTAG